Genomic DNA from Mycobacterium stomatepiae:
GAGTCGCCATCCCAAACACGGGCTGCGAATTCGTTGCTGGGATTTCCGCAGCCAGTCGCCGTCGCCGATGGGCGTTCAGCATCGGTGAAATTCGCTGTTTGGCCTGGGTTCACGGGGTCGCACGAACAGTTGTGGAATGCAGTACCGATAGGTATACAGTATGGGTACAAAGCCCACTGAAATCCGTCGTCACAAGCATGAGGAGGTGTCGCGGAGAATGTCCGGCAACGACGGTGCCTCCCAGGACTGTCGAGCCGACGATGCGGTGCTCTACGAGGCCACGGACAGCGGCGTCGCGATCCTGACGTTCAATCGGCCGGACCGCCTCAACGCGTGGGGCCCCGACATCGCCGCCGGCTTCTATGCCGGTATCGACCGCGCCGAATCCGATCCCGCCGTCCGGGTGGTCGTGCTGACCGGTCGGGGCAGAGGGTTCTGCGCCGGTGCGTATTTGGGCGCACCGGGCGGCGGGGCGGCGAAGGTCAGCGAATCGATGGAGAATGCCGGGCAGACGAATCTCGCTGACTTGGTCGGCGAACGGCCGCCGCATTTTGTGACCACGTTGCGCAAGCCGGTCATCGCGGCCATCAACGGTGCCTGTGTCGGCATCGGCTTGACCCAGGCGTTGATGTGCGACGTCCGGTTCGCCGCCGCCGGGGCCAAGTTCGGTGCGGTGTTCGCGCGCCGGGGCCTGATCGCAGAATTCGGCATCTCGTGGATCCTGCCCCGCCTGACCAGCATGGGAATCGCGCTCGACCTCTTGCTGAGCGCGCGCACGTTTCTCGCCGAGGAGGCCGCCGAGCTGAGATTGGTCAAAGAGGTGGTGGCGGCCGACGACCTGATGAAGCGTGTCCTGGAGTATGCCGAGGACATGGCCGCCAACTGCTCGCCGGCGTCGATGGCGGTGGTCAAACGGCAGGTCTACGCCGACGACATCCGCGATGTCGTGGACGCGCACAATCGCTCCGAAATCCTGGTGCACGAAGCGATGTCGCGGCCGGATGTCATCGAAGGGATCACGTGCTTTCTCGAGAAGCGGACCCCGCAGTTTTCTGCGCTGCGCCCAACAGACGCTTAGCGCCTCCGAAGGGATGATCATGAGTAGCTTGAGCTACAAGGCGATTGACGTCGACAACCACTACTACGAACCGCTGGATGCCTTCACCCGCCACCTCGACAAGGCGTTCAAGACTCGCGGCGTGCAGATGGTCACCCAAGGCAAGCGCACCTTGGCCGTGATCGGAGGCCGGGTCAACAACTTCATTCCGAACCCGACCTTCGACCCGATCATCGTTCCTGGCTGCCTGGATCTGTTGTTCCGCGGCGAGATTCCCGAAGGCGTCGACCCGGCCTCACTGATGAAGGTCGAGCGGCTCTCCGAACACCCCGAGTACCAGAACCGTGACGCCCGCATCACGGTGATGGACACCCAGGACGTCGAAACGATGTTCATGCTCCCGACATTCGGGTGTGGGGTCGAGGAGGCGCTCAAGCACGACATCGATGCGACGATGGCGTCGGTGCACGCGTTCAACCTGTGGCTCGACGAGGACTGGGGTTTCGATCGGCCCGACCGCCGGATCATCAGCGCGCCGATCATCTCGCTGGCTGATCCGGCCAAGGCGCTCGAAGAGGTCGACTTCGTGTTGGCCCGCGGCGCCAAACTGGTGCTGGTGCGCCCGGCGCCGGTGCCCGGCGTGGTCAAGCCGCGGTCGTTGGGACATCCCAGCCATGACCCGGTGTGGGCGCGGTTGGCCGAGGCGGGCGTGCCGGTCGGTTTTCACCTCAGCGACAGCGGCTATTTGCACATCGCGGCGGCATGGGGCGGCAAGTCGACGTTCGAAGGGTTCGGCGCTAAGGATCCGTTGGACAACGTGCTGCTCGACGACCGCGCGATCCACGACACGATGGCCTCGATGATCGTGCACGGCGTGTTCACCCGCCATCCGGAACTGAAGGCGGTCAGCATCGAAAACGGTTCGTACTTCGTGCATCGTCTGGTCAAGCGGCTGAAGAAGGCGGCTAACACCCAGCCGCGCGATTTCCCCGAGGATCCGGTGGGGCAGTTGCGCATCAACGTGTGGATCGCCCCGTACTACGAGGACGACCTGCCGGAGCTGGCCGAGGTCATCGGTGTCGACAAGATCTTGTTCGGCTCGGACTGGCCACACGGCGAAGGCCTCGAGTCGCCGGTGTCGATCACCGGGGAACTGACCGCTTTCAGCGAATAGGATATCCGGAAGATCATGCGCGACAATGCGTTAGATCTGCTCGGCGCCAAAGCCGTCGTGGCGGCCTAGGCGGCCCCGCCAGTGAGCGAATGGACCGTCGGAGCGGCTTTCGACGCCATCGCCGACGTTATCGGCGACCGCGTGATGACGGTATGCGGGGCCCGTCGCAGCACCTTCGCCGAATCGGCGAGCCGAACCAGCCGGCTAGCAAACGTTTTGAGCGCCAACGGCTTCGGCGTGAACCGCGAGCGGGACACGCTGAACCGTTGGGAATGCGGTCAGGATCGTGTCGCGCTGCTGATGTACAACGACCTGTACCCGGACGCGGTAATCGCGTGCCTGAAAGCCCGGGTGGTCCCGGTCAATGTGAACTACAGCTATTCGCCTCGGGAGATCGCCGACCTGTTCTCCCATGTGCGGCCCCGCGGCATCATCTATCACTCCTCGCTCGGCGCGCGGTGTGCCGAGGTACTGCCGTCGGACGGTGCCGAATTGCTGATCTCGATCGACGACGGCAGCGGTGCAGCCGAACTACCCGGCGCGGTATCGCTGGAAGATGCTCTGGCGCAAGGCGGTTCGGGAAACCCGGCTCCGGGATCGCCGGACGACCTGATCATGGTGTGCACCGGCGGTACCACCGGCCGTCCCAAAGGAGTGTTGTGGCGCCAAGCCGACATGTACGTGGCGTCGATGGCCGCAGCAGATCATGCCAGCGTCGACGAGATCCACGCGAAGGTGCGCGGGGGCGGCCAGGCGTGGTTCGCGGTCTCGCCACTGATGCATGCCGCCGGCATGTGGACCGCGTTCTCGGCGATCATGAACGGATACACGGCCGTGCTCTACGACGGCCGGGGCAAACTCGACGTGCGCTCGGTGTGGCAGACCGCCGAGCGTGAACGGGTCGGCATGATGACGATGGTCGGCGATGCCTATGCCGGCCCGCTGGTCGCCGAGTTGCAACGAGGCACCTACGATCTGTCGTCGTTGTACGCGATCGGCACCGGTGGGGCCGCAACGAATCCGAAGTTCAAGCGTGCGTTGATGGACAAGCTGCCCCAGGTCACCATCATCGACGGCTACGGCTCGTCGGAATCCGGGAACATGGGGTTCGGGCACAGCCAGCGCGGTAAACAAAGTGAGACTTTCGTGCTTCGCGAGGGCGGAGCGGTGGTCTCGGATGATCGCACCAGGTTCTTGGCACCCGGTGATCCCGAGATCGGCTGGGTAGCGCGCAGTGGCCGGATTCCGTTGGGCTACTTCGACGATGCCGACGCCACCGAGCGCACCTTCCCCGAGATCGACGGTACCCGGGTGGTGATCGCCGGCGACCGGGCGAGCATCGAGTCGGACGGGTCCCTTCGCCTGTACGGACGCGATTCGTTGGTGGTGAACACCGGCGGCGAAAAGGTCTTCGTCGAAGAGGTCGAAGAGGTGCTGCGCAACCACCCCGGCGTCGCCGACGCGTTGGTGGTCGGGCGGCCCAGCGAGCGGTGGGGCCAGGAAGTCGTCGCGCTGGTCGCCGTGGCGCCCGAGGCCGGCGTCGTCGACGAAGTCGAGTTGGCCATCCTGTGCAAATCGCAGCTGGCTCACTTCAAAGCACCCAAGGCAATCCTGCTGGTCGACCAGATCCAGCGACTCGGCAATGGCAAACCGAACTACCGCTGGGCCAAACAAACTGCTGCGGGACAGCTTCCGGCTGCCGTGCTGGCCGGCGCCGAAGCAGAAGGATCCGCATGACCGACAAAGCGATTGACTGCCTGGTCAATGTGCACTTCGGTGAGGTCGACTCCCAGCCCACCTGGATGCTCAAGGTCCGCGACGACTATTTCAAGGGCCCACAGTCGATGTTCGCGCCCGCCGACCTGTCCGAGCTGCTCAACGAGATGGATGAGCAGGGAGTGCAGAAGGCCATCCTGATGGACAACCTGGCCAGCCCGTCGACCACCGCACGCAAGTTCGTCGAGGCCAAGCCGGAACGGTTCGCGCTGGCCATGGGGGGCGTCAATCTGCTGCGTCCGGTGGGGCCGTTGCGGGAACTGGCCGCCCTCGTGCGCGACCTGCCGGTCGCGTATGCCGTAGTGGGACCCAGCTTTTGGGGCGACGGCCAGTACCCGCCCAGCGATGCCGTCTACTACCCGTTGTACGCCAAGTGTGCGGAGCTGGGCTTGCCGCTGTGCGTGAACACCGGCATTCCGGGGCCGCCGATCCCCGGCGAGGTGCAGAACCCCATCCATCTCGACCGGGTGTGCGTGCGGTTTCCGGAACTCAAGCTGTGCATGATCCATGGCGCCGATCCGTGGTGGGATGTCGCGATCCGGCTGCTGCTCAAATATGCGAACCTTCGGCTGATGACCTCGGCCTGGTCGCCCAAGCGGTTACCCGAAAGTCTGCTGCACTACATGCGCACCCGCGGCCCTAACAAGGTCATCTACGCGTCGGACTGGCCGGTGTTGCGAATGCGTCGAGTGCTGCCCGAAGCGCGCGCTCGACCTGCCCGCAGAGGTGCTGGGTAACTACCTGTACAACAACGCACAAGAGTTTTTCTTCGGCGACCGAGCCTGAGATACGACAGGAGCAACTGAGATGGACCGCTTCGAGCTGCGCAGACTGGACTACAGCCTGTCCGATCATCATGTGGATCTGCAGAATGCGTACAAGCAATTCTTCAAGACCCACTGCTCCATCGAAACAGTCCGCGCCGCGGAGGCTTCCGGGTTCGACAAGAACCTGTGGGAGCGGTTGTGCGCGATGGGTGCGACGACGATGGCGCTGCCCGAGTCCTGCGGCGGCGACGGCGCGACACTCGTCGACCTCACGTTGGTGGCCGAGGAGATCGGGCGCTGTATCGCGCCGGTTCCGTGGGTCGATCACGTGTGCGCCGCGCGGCTATTGGGCCGCCTCGGAGCCCTGGGCGCCGACACCGCCGGCATCGCGGACGGCGAACAACTCGCGGGGATCGATGCGCGCATCGACGGCGCACCGGGCCTCCGCCTGATCCCGACCGGATCGATCGCCGACCACATCGTCGTTCGCGATGGTGACGAGGTGGCGCGCCTGACGTTCGGGACCCGGCCGACCAAGGTCGACAATCTCGGTCGGCTGCCGATGGCCTGGGTCGATCCGGCCAACGCCGACACCCGCACCGTCGTCGCGAAGGGGCCCGAGGCGATCGCGAACTATGAACTCGCGCTGGATGAATGGCGGTTGCTGACCGCGTCGGCCCTGGTCGGCCTCGTCGAGGAGACGATGACGATCGCGGCCGAATTCTCCAAGACACGTTACACATTGGGCGTCCCGATCTCGACGCTGCAGGCTATTTCGCATCCGCTGGCCAACATGGCCATCACCGTCCAGGGCGGACGCAACCTGGTCCGGCGGGCGGCCTGGTTCCTGGACAACGAACCCGGCGAGCGAGCCGAGTTGGCGCCGTCGGCGTTCGTGTTCATGGCCGAAGAGGCCGCCAAGGCGGCCACGATGGCAGTGCATATCCAAGGTGGGCTTGGTGTTTCGGCCGAAGCTGCAGCGACGGCCTACCTGGTGCGGGCCCGTGGATGGCCGCTCGCGGCCGGGGACCCGGGTGCCACCGCCAAGCGGGTCGCCGAGATCGTGACCGCGCGCGAGAGCGCGGCCGTGGGCGTCTAGGACAGGAGTAACACATGGACTTCTCCCGGGTGGAGCTATCCGACGAGGACACCGCGTTCCGCGACGAAGTGCGTGAACTTCTCAAAACCCTGGTGACCGAGGATGTTCGGCGCCGCGATCGCGAGACCGGTGACAACTTCGACGAGGGCGTGCACCTGGCCCTGGGAGCCGCGGGTTATCTGGCGTGCGAATGGAAACCGGAATCCGATGGCGGATTCACCCGGCTGCGCCGGCGCATCTGGGAACTGGAGAAGCGCCGCGCCCACGTGCCGTGGGTGACCTGGGGCACGACCGCCATGGTGGCGCGCTCGGTCGCGAGATTCGGATCGGCCGAGCTGCAGGACGAGGTGATGCCGCGAGTCTTCACCGGCGAGGTCCGGCTCTGCCTCGGTTACACCGAACCCGAGGGCGGCTCCGACGTCGCGACCTGCAAGACCCGCGCAGTGCGCGACGACTCAGGAGATGGAAGCTGGGTGATCAACGGTTCGAAGATGTTCACCACCGGTGCGCACAACTGCCAGTACGTTTTGCTGATCACCAACACCGCTCCAGATGCACCAAAGCACAAGAGCCTGACCATGTTTCTGGTGCCGTTGGACTTGCCGGGCATCGAGATCCAGGGCATCCGCACTGTCGACGGCGATCGGACCAACATCGTGTACTACAGCGATGTCCGCGTCGACGACAAGTACCGGCTGGGCGAGGTGAACGCCGGCTGGACCGTGCTGCGCGAGCCGCTCAACACCGAGCACGGCGCGGTCGCCGCCGCGCCCGACGGATTGCAGGACACCTCGATCATGATGCACCAGGCTGGTTCGATGTCGACAGCCGTCGACCACGCCGTGGCGGCCGTGACCCGGCAGGATCCCAACGGGCGCAAGCTGGTCGACGATGGTTCGATCGCGTATCGGCTGGGTCGCAGCATCGCCCGCTTGGAGGCGGCGTTGTCGTCGCCGAACATCTACGGGCGGGTGGCCATCGCCCAGACGATGCGCGACATCTCCCCGGACCTGATGGACATCCACGGCGCGGCATCGACACTGCCGTTCGGCACCGACGGGGCCGCCGATGACGGCAGCGCCGAATACGCCTACCGTTTCGCGCCTCTGGTCGGAATCTACGGCGGCACCCTCGAGGTGTTCCGGAACATGATCGGGCAGTACACGCTCGGGTTGGGCAAGCCCAACTACTCACCGCCGGTGAAGCAGGTCTCGTAATTTCCTACCCTGGTGCCGAACGTGCACTGCTGGCGGTGTTGTCCGGCGTGCCCCGCCACCAGTGCACGCTCGGCGACATACGGCGTCCGGTGCCGGGTGTGAAGCCGCGACGACCCGGCGTCCGGAAATACCCCCAGGGGGATAATGCTCTATATTGTGGTGTAACAGGTAAGGGGACGGTAATGGTTGGTGACGAAGACAGTATTGCCGCGGTACTCAATCGGTTGCGCCGTGCGCAGGGACAGCTGGCGGGCGTGATCTCGATGATCGAGCAGGGCCGGGACTGTAAGGACGTGGTCACGCAGCTCGCCGCCGTGTCGCGCGCGCTCGATCGCGCCGGATTCAAGATCGTCGCCACGGGTATGCGCGAATGCACAACCGGGAAAGCCGCAAAGGGCAAAAAGCCGTTGACGGAAGACGAGCTGGAGAAGCTCTTCCTCGCGCTGGCCTGACAAATCCATCGATTAGCGCAGCCGTGTGACGTCCGGACGTCACACGGCTGCTTGCTGCGCGTCAGGGTGTGCTAGGTCCATCCATTGATGTGTCGACGGCGACCGGCGATTGCTATACTATACCCCGTAGGGTATAAATGGCTTCTGATCTGCGGGTGAGCGAGGAGGTTGACGTGCGTGGGGCCCGGAGTTTTCGCTTCCCGCCAGTTGCGCGCGGGTACGGCGCCGTCTCGATGGACCCGAAAGACCATTCAAATCGAGGCCGAACGGCCCTGCTTGCTGCACCGACCCGGCCCGAAACTGATAGCACGCGGCAATGAGAGCGAAGACACCGATGTTGACCTTTCTGAAACGAACGTGGGTACCGATCGTCGTCGTGGTCGCGATCGCGTTCGGCGGCATCGCCGTCGAGCGCCTGCGCGGGGTTTTCGGCTCCGACGCGATTTTCGGGGAAACGGGTCGTAGTGCCGAGCCCCTGGAGCCATCGCACGTCAAGCGGGTGACCTACGAGGTCTACGGACCCAGCGATGCGTCGGGGAGTGTGAGTTACCTCGACAACAAGGCCCAGCCCGAACGGGCGGACTTCACCAGCTTGCCCTGGACCGTGGCGATCACCACGACGGTGCCGGCGGTGCTCGCAAGCGTGGTGGCGCAGGGCAACAGCGACAACATCGGGTGCCGCATCACGGTCAACGGCGAGGTCAAGGACGATAAATCCGCTACCGGGCGCGACGCACAAACATCCTGTTTGGTGAAAGCCGCATGAGCGCCGATAGCGATACTCGTCCGAGATTCATGCGGTTCGTCCGCAGGTTTGCCTGGCCCATCATCATCGGATGGCTACTTCTGACCGTCGCGCTGAATGTGCTTGTGCCGCCGATCGAGTCGGTCGCGCGAAACCACGCGGTGACCATGTCCCCCCAAGATGCTCCGGCGATGATCGCCGCCAAGCGCATCGGTGCGACGTTCCACGAGTCGGACTCCGATAGCATCGTGATGATTGTCCTGGAGAGCGACAAAGATCTCGGCGACGAGGCGCACCGCTATTACGACGGCTTGGTGAAAAAGCTGCAGGCCGATCCTCAGCACGTGCAGCATGTCCAGAACGTGTGGGGAGATCCCCTGACCGCCGCCGGAGTCCAGAGCCGCGACGGCAAGGCCGCTTACGTCCAACTCAATCTGGCCGGCAACCAGGGCAGCACCCTGGGCAACCAGTCCGTCGACGCGGTGCGGAAGATCGTCAATGGGTCAGAGCCCCCCAAGGGGCTCAAGGTTTACGTCACCGGCCCGGCACCGCTGACGACGGACATGAACGAAGCCGCCGACAAAAGCATGTTCAAGATGATGGGCGTCACGGGTGTGGTCATCATGATCGTGCTTTTCATCGCCTACCGCTCGATCAGTACGGTGCTTCTTGTTCTCGTGATGGTCGGTTTCGAGATGGGCACGGCCAGAGGGCTTGTCGCACTGCTCGGGAACAACGAATTGTTGGGATTCTCGACGTTCGTCGTCGCCATGCTGTCTTCGTTGGCGATCGCGGCGGGAACCGATTACGCGATATTTCTCATCGGGCGGTACCAGGAAGCGCGCCAAGCAGGCCAGGATCGAGAAACGGCCTGGTACGCGATGTTCCGCGGGACGTCTCACATCATCTTGGGCTCGGGGTTGACCATCGCTGGAGCTACCTTCTGTCTCTACTTCGCGCGGCTGTCGTATTTCAAGGCGCTGGGCATTCCGTCCGCTCTGGGGCTGCTCGTCGTCGTCGCTGGAGCCATGACCGCCGCACCGGCCGTGGTTGCCGTGGCTTCCCGGTTCGGTTTGCTCGACCCGAGAAGGATGATCAAGACGCGCGGGTGGCGGCGCATCGGCACCGCTACCGTGCGCTGGCCCGGACCGGTGTTCGCGGCCTCGCTGGCCGTCGCAATCGTCGGCATCCTAATCATGCCGAGCATGAAAATCAGCTACAGCGACCGCTACTACATACCCGGAAACCTGCCGTCGAACGTCGGGTACGCGGCCGCAGAGCGCCATTTCAGTGCCGCGACAATGAATCCCGACATCCTCATGATCGAAAGCGGCCACGACATGCGGAACAGCGGCGACATGATCATCCTGGACAGGCTCGCCAAAGACGTCTTTCGTTCGCCCGGTATCGC
This window encodes:
- a CDS encoding enoyl-CoA hydratase — its product is MSGNDGASQDCRADDAVLYEATDSGVAILTFNRPDRLNAWGPDIAAGFYAGIDRAESDPAVRVVVLTGRGRGFCAGAYLGAPGGGAAKVSESMENAGQTNLADLVGERPPHFVTTLRKPVIAAINGACVGIGLTQALMCDVRFAAAGAKFGAVFARRGLIAEFGISWILPRLTSMGIALDLLLSARTFLAEEAAELRLVKEVVAADDLMKRVLEYAEDMAANCSPASMAVVKRQVYADDIRDVVDAHNRSEILVHEAMSRPDVIEGITCFLEKRTPQFSALRPTDA
- a CDS encoding acyl-CoA synthetase gives rise to the protein MSEWTVGAAFDAIADVIGDRVMTVCGARRSTFAESASRTSRLANVLSANGFGVNRERDTLNRWECGQDRVALLMYNDLYPDAVIACLKARVVPVNVNYSYSPREIADLFSHVRPRGIIYHSSLGARCAEVLPSDGAELLISIDDGSGAAELPGAVSLEDALAQGGSGNPAPGSPDDLIMVCTGGTTGRPKGVLWRQADMYVASMAAADHASVDEIHAKVRGGGQAWFAVSPLMHAAGMWTAFSAIMNGYTAVLYDGRGKLDVRSVWQTAERERVGMMTMVGDAYAGPLVAELQRGTYDLSSLYAIGTGGAATNPKFKRALMDKLPQVTIIDGYGSSESGNMGFGHSQRGKQSETFVLREGGAVVSDDRTRFLAPGDPEIGWVARSGRIPLGYFDDADATERTFPEIDGTRVVIAGDRASIESDGSLRLYGRDSLVVNTGGEKVFVEEVEEVLRNHPGVADALVVGRPSERWGQEVVALVAVAPEAGVVDEVELAILCKSQLAHFKAPKAILLVDQIQRLGNGKPNYRWAKQTAAGQLPAAVLAGAEAEGSA
- a CDS encoding acyl-CoA dehydrogenase family protein; protein product: MDRFELRRLDYSLSDHHVDLQNAYKQFFKTHCSIETVRAAEASGFDKNLWERLCAMGATTMALPESCGGDGATLVDLTLVAEEIGRCIAPVPWVDHVCAARLLGRLGALGADTAGIADGEQLAGIDARIDGAPGLRLIPTGSIADHIVVRDGDEVARLTFGTRPTKVDNLGRLPMAWVDPANADTRTVVAKGPEAIANYELALDEWRLLTASALVGLVEETMTIAAEFSKTRYTLGVPISTLQAISHPLANMAITVQGGRNLVRRAAWFLDNEPGERAELAPSAFVFMAEEAAKAATMAVHIQGGLGVSAEAAATAYLVRARGWPLAAGDPGATAKRVAEIVTARESAAVGV
- a CDS encoding acyl-CoA dehydrogenase family protein, translating into MDFSRVELSDEDTAFRDEVRELLKTLVTEDVRRRDRETGDNFDEGVHLALGAAGYLACEWKPESDGGFTRLRRRIWELEKRRAHVPWVTWGTTAMVARSVARFGSAELQDEVMPRVFTGEVRLCLGYTEPEGGSDVATCKTRAVRDDSGDGSWVINGSKMFTTGAHNCQYVLLITNTAPDAPKHKSLTMFLVPLDLPGIEIQGIRTVDGDRTNIVYYSDVRVDDKYRLGEVNAGWTVLREPLNTEHGAVAAAPDGLQDTSIMMHQAGSMSTAVDHAVAAVTRQDPNGRKLVDDGSIAYRLGRSIARLEAALSSPNIYGRVAIAQTMRDISPDLMDIHGAASTLPFGTDGAADDGSAEYAYRFAPLVGIYGGTLEVFRNMIGQYTLGLGKPNYSPPVKQVS
- a CDS encoding metal-sensitive transcriptional regulator, with the translated sequence MVGDEDSIAAVLNRLRRAQGQLAGVISMIEQGRDCKDVVTQLAAVSRALDRAGFKIVATGMRECTTGKAAKGKKPLTEDELEKLFLALA
- a CDS encoding MmpS family transport accessory protein; protein product: MLTFLKRTWVPIVVVVAIAFGGIAVERLRGVFGSDAIFGETGRSAEPLEPSHVKRVTYEVYGPSDASGSVSYLDNKAQPERADFTSLPWTVAITTTVPAVLASVVAQGNSDNIGCRITVNGEVKDDKSATGRDAQTSCLVKAA